From Pseudomonas sp. B21-028, one genomic window encodes:
- a CDS encoding retention module-containing protein — MAALIGTVSKIVGQVFAETAAGQRRPLVEGDRLYAGEHLITGAEGAVAVHLANGQDLTLGRESNLTLTAQLLAHQAPHVDAPEAATPTAGQLTDVQKLQQAIAAGADPTQTGEATAAGPGAGNAPGALGGGHSFVLLEEVGGVVAPQIGFPTAGFNGVPEFPLIRLAGDENGNGNNEAVPPVTPEPPDNPVTLDGLSVEGGELTANEANLPDGSASNPGALVQSGTFTINAPDGLNSLSIGGISVIAGGVPAGFPQAITTALGNTLTITGYNPSTGVVSYTYTLLDNESHPAGDGANTLTEQFPVVAVDTDGDSATGTLDVNITDDVPQAIDDSNASTASETLVTLTGNVLPNDHQGADRIPTGPDSGPIIGGTFTGTYGTLVLNPNGTYTYTLDTSDPQFVALHGGGSGTETFTYTLTDADGDSSTVNLVLQVHNNDDPVIITGLDTEGGELTVQEKNLSDGTSPDGPALTQSGTFTVTALDGVQTLSVGGITVVSGGVAAGFPQSITTALGNTLTITGFDTATGVVSYSYTLLDNEVHPNANGANSLSEQFNVVVTDDNGTTATGNLDVNIVDDLPHAVDDSNVGTASETNLTLTGSVLTNDTEGADHVVSGPITPGTFTGTYGTLVLNADGSYTYTLNPVDTDFKGLHGGGNGTETFTYTLTDADGDSSTANLVLQVHNNDDPVIISGLDTEGGELTVQEKNLSDGTSPDGPALTQSGTFTVTALDGVQTLSVGGITVVSGGVAAGFPQSITTALGNTLTITGFNAATGVVSYSYTLLDNEAHPNANGANSLGEQFNVVVTDDNGTTATGNLDVNIVDDLPHAVDDSNVGTASETNLTLTGSVLTNDTEGADHVVSGPITPGTFTGTYGTLVLNADGSYTYTLNPVDTDFKGLHGGGNGTETFTYTLTDADGDSSTANLVLQVHNNDDPVIITGLDTEGGELTVQEKNLSDGTSPDGPALTQSGTFTVTALDGVQTLSVGGITVVSGGVAAGFPQSITTALGNTLTITGFDTATGVVSYSYTLLDNEAHPNANGANSLSEQFNVVVTDDNGTTATGNLDVNIVDDLPTAHADSATVNEGGTVSGNVLDNDVGGADGPAASGAVIGVRAGSDTSTPAIGGLNTQINGTYGYLTLDANGNAVYHSNPDTVSAPGATDVFTYTVRDADGDESTTTVTIDVHDVCLVATPDQDISVHEEALDLNQDGQDLAPGTVTGSDPSATSETATGSLVGAVTGAVGAVTFTLVSDATGAHGQLLLNPDGSYTYTLTSPATTTPHANDGPNVTSESFTYQATDSLGNTVTSTIVINIVDDVPKAYCDTAAVVEGGTVSGNVLDNDVLGADGGTVIGVRGGSDTSTPAVGGLNTQINGTYGYLTLDANGNAVYHSNPDSVSASGATDVFTYTVRDGDGDESTTTITIDVHNSCLVAETDHDITVYEKALDLNQDGQDLAPGAVTGSDPSGTGETASGSLVGSVSGATGAVTFTLVGNATGAYGQLLLHPDGSYTYTLTSPATTTPHANDGPNVLSESFTYQATDALGNNVSGSLVVSIVDDVPSAVASERSVTAVEIDSNLLIVLDVSGSMADASGVPGLSRLDLAKQAISDLFDKYDDLGDVKVQLVTFSSSATDQTSVWVDVATAKTLLASLTADGGTNYDAAVAAAKTAFVTSGQLTGAQNIGYFFSDGKPTSGQETGAADEAAWKAFLDANDIKNYAIGLGSGVSNANLDPLAYDGSTHTNTNAVVVTDLSQLNSVLSGTVQGVPVTGSLLGEGGTFGADGGYVKSLVVDGTTYSYDPAANGGQGALTASGGANHGTFDSVNNSVSIATAHNGTLVINLDSGEYSYTSQTTTSTVISENIGYTVSDNDGDLASSSLVINVVPDSPPVAMDDNVITNVLSGNIVVPGELLLGNDSDANGDPLSASPTSFNTGWVGKGGDFTGSTGTASFTGNNVQSINLDRSTFVANAAAMTAVLVVSGALGMVSNNNTNDEDRLNISLKQGETLTLDHNLAAGRIAMEYSLNGGPFIAINDGASFTAAADGNYQIHVTNIPNPGGGNANAAENYQLTLTVNYAGAQDSTPDYHGSYTASDSHGGSDSAAVSISYQAGHTLTGTTGDDVLLAGNGDNLLSGGDGNDILSAGSGNNTLHGGAGNDLLYSGAGNDLLDGGTGTDTASYAHATAGVTVNLGLLAAQNTLGAGTDTLGGVENLVGSNFNDTLTGDGASNRIDGGLGHDVLNGGGGDDILIGGLGNNTLTGGSGADTFQWQVGNSGHDVVTDFTPGLDKLDLSQLLLGENGTSASLDDYLHFTVTGSGASVITSVDVSATAGATPNQTIDLAGVDLASHYGVTPGAGGMIAGGADTATIINGMLNDHSLKVDTV, encoded by the coding sequence ATGGCAGCGCTCATCGGTACCGTCAGCAAGATTGTGGGGCAGGTTTTCGCGGAGACTGCCGCAGGCCAGCGGCGTCCTCTGGTCGAAGGGGACCGGCTGTATGCCGGCGAGCACCTGATCACCGGTGCTGAAGGGGCGGTGGCCGTGCACCTTGCGAATGGCCAGGACCTGACCCTGGGCCGTGAAAGCAACCTGACCCTCACTGCGCAACTGCTGGCCCACCAGGCTCCCCATGTCGATGCGCCTGAAGCGGCGACACCGACGGCCGGGCAACTGACCGATGTGCAGAAACTGCAGCAAGCCATCGCCGCCGGTGCCGACCCGACCCAGACCGGTGAAGCCACCGCCGCTGGCCCCGGTGCCGGTAATGCGCCCGGAGCCTTGGGCGGGGGGCACAGCTTTGTCCTGCTGGAAGAGGTGGGCGGCGTCGTGGCGCCGCAGATCGGCTTCCCTACGGCCGGATTCAACGGGGTTCCCGAATTTCCGCTGATACGCCTGGCTGGCGATGAGAATGGTAACGGCAACAATGAAGCCGTGCCACCGGTGACCCCTGAACCACCGGACAACCCCGTGACCCTCGACGGCCTGAGCGTGGAAGGTGGCGAACTGACCGCCAACGAGGCCAACCTGCCCGACGGCTCAGCCAGCAATCCGGGCGCATTGGTGCAAAGCGGCACGTTCACCATCAACGCGCCTGACGGGCTGAACAGCCTGAGCATCGGCGGCATCAGCGTGATAGCCGGCGGCGTTCCCGCAGGTTTTCCTCAGGCCATCACCACCGCGCTGGGCAATACCCTGACCATCACCGGCTACAACCCCTCCACCGGGGTGGTCAGCTACACCTACACCCTGCTCGACAATGAAAGCCATCCTGCCGGCGACGGCGCCAATACTCTCACCGAACAGTTCCCGGTCGTGGCCGTGGACACCGACGGCGACAGCGCCACCGGCACCCTGGACGTCAACATCACCGACGACGTGCCCCAGGCGATCGACGACAGCAACGCCAGCACCGCATCGGAAACCTTGGTCACTCTCACCGGCAACGTATTGCCCAACGACCACCAGGGCGCCGACCGCATTCCCACCGGCCCCGACAGCGGGCCGATCATCGGCGGGACGTTCACTGGCACCTACGGCACCCTGGTGCTCAACCCCAACGGAACGTACACCTACACCCTGGACACCAGCGACCCGCAATTCGTGGCGCTGCATGGCGGGGGAAGCGGGACCGAAACCTTCACCTACACCCTGACCGATGCAGACGGTGACAGCAGCACTGTAAACCTGGTGTTGCAAGTGCACAACAACGACGATCCGGTGATCATCACTGGCCTGGACACCGAGGGCGGCGAGCTGACGGTGCAGGAGAAAAACCTCAGTGACGGCACGAGCCCGGATGGGCCGGCCCTGACCCAGAGCGGCACCTTCACCGTAACCGCGCTGGACGGTGTGCAGACCTTGAGCGTCGGCGGCATCACTGTCGTCAGCGGCGGCGTGGCGGCTGGTTTTCCACAGTCCATCACGACGGCGTTGGGCAACACCCTGACCATCACCGGCTTCGACACCGCCACAGGGGTGGTCAGCTACAGCTACACCTTGCTGGACAACGAAGTCCATCCAAACGCCAACGGCGCCAACAGCCTCAGCGAGCAATTCAACGTCGTTGTCACCGATGACAACGGCACCACGGCAACCGGCAATCTCGATGTGAACATCGTCGATGACCTGCCTCATGCCGTGGACGACAGTAACGTCGGCACCGCATCGGAAACCAACCTGACCCTGACCGGCAGCGTGCTGACCAACGACACCGAAGGCGCAGACCACGTGGTTTCGGGCCCGATCACACCGGGTACGTTCACCGGCACCTACGGCACCCTGGTGCTCAACGCCGATGGTTCCTACACCTACACCCTCAATCCCGTCGATACGGACTTCAAAGGTTTGCACGGTGGCGGCAACGGCACTGAAACCTTCACCTACACCCTGACCGACGCGGACGGTGACAGCAGCACTGCGAACCTGGTGCTGCAAGTGCACAACAACGACGATCCGGTGATCATCAGCGGCCTGGACACCGAGGGCGGCGAGCTGACGGTGCAGGAGAAAAACCTCAGTGACGGCACGAGCCCGGATGGGCCGGCCCTGACCCAGAGCGGCACCTTCACCGTGACCGCGCTGGACGGTGTGCAGACCTTGAGCGTCGGCGGCATCACTGTCGTCAGCGGCGGCGTGGCGGCTGGTTTTCCACAGTCCATCACGACGGCACTGGGCAACACCCTGACCATCACTGGCTTCAACGCGGCCACAGGGGTGGTCAGCTACAGCTACACCTTGCTGGACAACGAAGCCCATCCAAACGCCAACGGCGCCAACAGCCTCGGCGAGCAATTCAATGTCGTGGTCACCGATGACAACGGCACCACGGCAACTGGCAATCTCGATGTAAACATCGTCGACGACCTGCCTCATGCCGTGGACGACAGTAACGTCGGCACCGCATCTGAAACCAACCTGACCCTGACCGGCAGCGTGCTGACCAACGACACCGAAGGCGCAGACCATGTGGTTTCGGGCCCGATCACACCGGGTACGTTTACCGGCACCTACGGCACCCTGGTGCTCAACGCCGATGGTTCCTACACCTACACCCTCAATCCCGTCGATACGGACTTCAAAGGTTTGCACGGTGGCGGCAACGGCACTGAAACCTTCACCTACACCCTGACCGACGCGGACGGTGACAGCAGCACTGCGAACCTGGTGCTGCAAGTGCACAACAACGACGATCCGGTGATCATCACTGGCCTGGACACTGAGGGCGGCGAGCTGACGGTGCAGGAGAAAAACCTCAGTGACGGCACGAGCCCGGATGGGCCGGCCCTGACCCAGAGCGGCACCTTCACCGTAACCGCGCTGGACGGTGTGCAGACCTTGAGCGTCGGCGGCATCACTGTCGTCAGCGGCGGCGTGGCGGCTGGTTTTCCACAGTCCATCACGACGGCACTGGGCAACACCCTGACCATCACCGGCTTCGACACCGCCACAGGGGTGGTCAGCTACAGCTACACCTTGCTGGACAACGAAGCCCATCCAAACGCCAACGGCGCCAACAGCCTCAGCGAGCAATTCAATGTCGTGGTCACCGATGACAACGGCACCACGGCAACCGGCAATCTCGATGTGAACATCGTCGATGACCTGCCCACCGCCCACGCCGATTCCGCCACGGTGAATGAAGGCGGGACGGTCAGCGGCAACGTCCTCGACAACGACGTGGGCGGTGCCGATGGGCCCGCTGCCAGCGGCGCGGTGATCGGCGTACGCGCCGGCAGCGACACCTCGACTCCGGCGATCGGCGGCCTCAACACCCAGATCAACGGCACCTACGGCTACCTGACCCTGGATGCCAATGGCAACGCGGTCTACCACAGCAATCCGGACACCGTCAGCGCACCCGGCGCCACGGACGTATTCACCTACACCGTACGCGATGCCGACGGCGATGAAAGCACCACCACCGTCACTATCGACGTGCACGACGTCTGCCTTGTCGCCACGCCGGATCAGGACATCAGCGTCCACGAAGAAGCCCTCGACCTGAATCAGGATGGCCAGGATCTGGCCCCCGGCACGGTCACCGGCAGTGACCCGAGCGCCACCAGCGAAACCGCCACCGGCAGTCTCGTGGGGGCGGTGACCGGTGCCGTTGGTGCCGTGACCTTTACCCTGGTAAGCGATGCCACCGGCGCCCATGGGCAGTTGCTGCTCAACCCGGACGGTTCCTATACCTACACGCTGACCTCGCCCGCCACGACAACGCCCCATGCCAATGACGGCCCGAACGTAACGAGTGAGAGTTTCACCTATCAGGCCACGGACTCCCTGGGCAACACCGTCACCAGCACCATCGTCATCAACATCGTCGACGATGTGCCCAAGGCTTATTGCGACACCGCCGCGGTGGTGGAGGGCGGGACGGTCAGCGGCAACGTGCTGGACAACGACGTGCTCGGCGCCGATGGCGGTACCGTCATCGGTGTACGGGGTGGCAGCGATACTTCAACCCCGGCGGTTGGCGGCCTCAACACCCAGATCAATGGTACCTACGGCTACCTGACCCTGGATGCCAATGGCAACGCGGTCTACCACAGCAACCCGGACAGTGTCAGCGCATCCGGCGCCACGGACGTGTTCACCTACACCGTGCGTGATGGCGATGGGGATGAGAGCACCACTACCATCACTATCGATGTACACAACAGCTGCCTTGTCGCCGAAACCGACCATGACATTACCGTCTACGAAAAAGCCCTCGACCTGAACCAGGACGGCCAGGACCTGGCCCCTGGCGCGGTCACCGGCAGCGACCCGAGCGGTACCGGCGAAACGGCCAGCGGCAGCCTGGTCGGGTCGGTCTCGGGTGCCACTGGCGCGGTGACTTTCACTCTGGTGGGCAACGCCACGGGGGCTTATGGTCAGCTGCTGCTCCATCCTGACGGCTCCTACACTTACACCCTGACCTCACCCGCCACGACGACCCCTCACGCCAATGACGGCCCGAACGTCCTGAGCGAAAGCTTCACCTACCAGGCCACGGACGCTCTGGGCAACAACGTTAGCGGCAGCCTGGTGGTGAGCATCGTCGACGATGTGCCCAGCGCCGTTGCGTCTGAACGTTCAGTGACGGCGGTGGAGATCGATTCGAACCTGCTGATCGTGCTCGATGTGTCTGGCAGCATGGCCGATGCCTCCGGCGTACCGGGGCTTTCGCGGCTGGATCTGGCGAAGCAGGCTATCAGCGACTTGTTCGACAAGTACGACGACTTGGGAGACGTCAAAGTCCAGCTCGTGACCTTCAGCAGCAGTGCCACCGACCAGACTTCGGTGTGGGTCGATGTGGCAACGGCCAAGACGCTCCTCGCCAGCCTGACGGCTGACGGCGGGACCAACTACGATGCGGCAGTGGCGGCGGCCAAGACTGCGTTCGTCACCTCTGGGCAACTGACCGGGGCGCAGAACATCGGCTATTTCTTTTCCGACGGCAAACCGACGTCGGGCCAGGAAACCGGTGCGGCCGATGAAGCGGCCTGGAAAGCCTTCCTCGACGCCAACGACATCAAGAACTACGCCATCGGTCTGGGCAGCGGCGTCAGCAATGCCAACCTCGACCCGCTGGCCTACGACGGCAGCACCCATACCAACACCAACGCCGTGGTGGTAACCGATCTCAGCCAGCTCAATTCGGTACTGTCCGGCACCGTGCAAGGCGTGCCGGTCACCGGCAGCCTGTTGGGCGAGGGCGGTACGTTCGGCGCCGACGGCGGCTATGTCAAAAGCCTGGTGGTCGACGGCACCACGTACAGCTATGACCCAGCCGCCAACGGTGGCCAGGGTGCACTGACAGCCAGTGGCGGGGCCAACCACGGCACGTTCGACAGCGTGAACAACAGCGTGAGCATCGCCACTGCCCACAACGGTACGCTGGTGATCAACCTCGACAGCGGCGAGTACAGCTACACCTCCCAGACCACCACCAGCACGGTGATCAGCGAAAATATCGGCTACACCGTCAGCGACAACGATGGCGACCTGGCAAGCTCCAGCCTGGTGATCAACGTCGTGCCCGATAGTCCACCCGTGGCGATGGACGACAACGTCATCACCAACGTGCTGTCGGGCAATATCGTGGTACCGGGGGAACTGCTGCTGGGCAACGACAGCGACGCCAATGGCGATCCGCTGAGCGCTTCACCCACCAGCTTCAACACAGGCTGGGTCGGCAAGGGCGGGGACTTCACCGGCAGCACTGGCACGGCCAGTTTCACCGGCAACAACGTGCAGTCGATCAATCTCGACCGCAGCACCTTCGTCGCCAATGCCGCCGCCATGACCGCCGTACTGGTAGTCAGCGGGGCGCTGGGGATGGTGTCCAACAACAATACCAACGATGAGGACCGCCTCAACATCAGCCTCAAGCAGGGCGAAACCCTGACCCTGGACCACAATCTCGCGGCTGGTCGCATTGCCATGGAATATTCCCTCAATGGCGGACCGTTCATCGCGATCAACGACGGGGCCTCGTTCACCGCGGCGGCGGACGGCAATTACCAGATCCACGTGACCAACATCCCCAACCCCGGTGGCGGCAACGCCAACGCCGCGGAAAACTACCAACTGACCCTGACCGTCAACTACGCCGGCGCCCAGGACAGCACGCCGGATTACCATGGCAGTTACACCGCCAGCGATAGTCATGGCGGCAGCGACAGTGCGGCGGTGAGCATCAGTTACCAGGCGGGCCATACCCTGACCGGCACCACGGGAGACGACGTGTTGTTGGCCGGCAATGGCGACAACCTCCTCAGCGGCGGGGACGGCAACGACATCCTCAGTGCCGGTTCGGGCAACAACACCTTGCACGGCGGAGCAGGAAATGACTTGCTCTACAGCGGCGCGGGCAATGACCTGCTCGATGGCGGCACCGGCACCGACACCGCCAGCTACGCCCATGCCACCGCCGGTGTCACGGTCAACCTGGGCCTGCTCGCCGCGCAAAACACGCTAGGCGCCGGTACCGACACCCTGGGCGGTGTCGAAAACCTCGTCGGCTCAAACTTCAACGACACCCTCACCGGCGATGGAGCCAGCAACCGCATCGACGGCGGGTTGGGTCATGACGTGCTCAATGGCGGTGGCGGCGATGACATCCTGATCGGCGGCCTGGGCAATAACACCCTCACCGGCGGCAGCGGCGCCGACACGTTCCAGTGGCAGGTGGGCAACAGCGGTCATGACGTGGTCACCGACTTCACCCCCGGCCTCGACAAACTCGACCTGTCGCAACTGCTGCTGGGAGAAAACGGCACCAGTGCATCGCTGGACGACTACCTGCACTTCACCGTCACCGGCAGCGGCGCATCGGTCATCACCAGCGTCGACGTCAGCGCCACGGCCGGCGCCACGCCGAACCAGACCATCGACCTGGCCGGCGTCGACCTCGCCAGTCACTACGGCGTGACACCGGGAGCAGGAGGGATGATTGCGGGCGGGGCGGACACGGCGACCATCATCAATGGGATGTTGAATGATCATTCGTTGAAGGTGGATACGGTGTGA
- a CDS encoding DUF6124 family protein produces MFKVTPNPPDADPTSSYDKAADRALDFYLKPKPSGSEIDPPFDQLFAVVNGIDTEILLANLSETLASANAMVSDLAFELNGSRRHVALGIQQLIELGALLANRALDNVEHR; encoded by the coding sequence ATGTTCAAAGTAACTCCCAATCCGCCAGACGCCGACCCCACATCCTCATATGACAAAGCCGCCGATCGCGCCCTCGACTTTTACCTGAAACCCAAACCGAGCGGGTCCGAGATCGATCCGCCCTTCGATCAGCTCTTTGCCGTCGTCAATGGCATCGACACTGAAATCCTGCTCGCCAACCTCAGCGAAACCCTGGCCTCGGCCAATGCCATGGTCAGTGATCTGGCCTTCGAGCTGAACGGTTCCCGGCGGCATGTGGCGTTGGGTATCCAGCAATTGATTGAACTGGGCGCATTGCTCGCGAACCGGGCACTGGACAACGTCGAACATCGCTAG